Proteins encoded in a region of the Sugiyamaella lignohabitans strain CBS 10342 chromosome B, complete sequence genome:
- the SUR2 gene encoding sphingosine hydroxylase (Sphinganine C4-hydroxylase; catalyses the conversion of sphinganine to phytosphingosine in sphingolipid biosyntheis; GO_component: GO:0005783 - endoplasmic reticulum [Evidence IEA]; GO_component: GO:0005789 - endoplasmic reticulum membrane [Evidence IEA]; GO_component: GO:0005789 - endoplasmic reticulum membrane [Evidence IDA] [PMID 8868422]; GO_component: GO:0016021 - integral component of membrane [Evidence IEA]; GO_component: GO:0016021 - integral component of membrane [Evidence ISM] [PMID 12192589]; GO_component: GO:0016020 - membrane [Evidence IEA]; GO_function: GO:0005506 - iron ion binding [Evidence IEA]; GO_function: GO:0016491 - oxidoreductase activity [Evidence IEA,IEA]; GO_function: GO:0000170 - sphingosine hydroxylase activity [Evidence IMP,ISS] [PMID 9556590]; GO_process: GO:0006633 - fatty acid biosynthetic process [Evidence IEA]; GO_process: GO:0006629 - lipid metabolic process [Evidence IEA]; GO_process: GO:0055114 - oxidation-reduction process [Evidence IEA,IEA]; GO_process: GO:0030148 - sphingolipid biosynthetic process [Evidence IEA]; GO_process: GO:0006665 - sphingolipid metabolic process [Evidence IMP,ISS] [PMID 9556590]) has translation MNKTSTPPEIALRPQLDLFPGFISDQTLALLAPIIAYWTFSTFFYLLDEMDLFAKYRIHPPAEVASRNKCSKLEVFRAVVLQHILQTATGLLLNKFEPAQMTGHESYELWKISMRLNVSPAVAQAIYYLIMPAFRLFMGFFILDTWQYMLHRAMHMNKFLYKHFHSVHHRLYVPYAFGALYNSLVEGFLLDTVGAGLGYLLTGMSTRESIVFYTFSTLKTVDDHCGYDLPWDPLQILFPNKSVYHDIHHQSFGIKTNFSQPFFIHWDEIFNTKYKDTNNYIQEQKRQRKQRYEEYLKKEHKKTK, from the coding sequence ATGAATAAGACATCGACGCCTCCCGAAATCGCATTACGACCACAGCTGGATCTATTTCCAGGGTTCATTTCAGACCAAACTCTTGCCTTACTGGCCCCAATAATAGCATACTGGACATTTTCaacatttttttatttgttggaTGAGATGGACTTGTTTGCCAAGTACAGGATTCACCCACCTGCTGAAGTAGCTAGTAGAAACAAATGTTCTAAACTAGAAGTGTTTAGAGCTGTAGTCCTCCAACATATTTTACAAACAGCAACAGGGTTACTTCTTAATAAGTTCGAACCTGCACAGATGACTGGCCATGAGAGTTACGAATTATGGAAAATCTCAATGAGGCTTAACGTTTCTCCAGCAGTTGCTCAGgctatttattatttaatcATGCCTGCCTTCAGACTGTTCATGGGTTTCTTCATTCTGGATACTTGGCAGTATATGCTTCATAGAGCTATGCACATGAATAAGTTTTTGTACAAACATTTCCATTCTGTCCATCATAGGTTATACGTTCCATATGCATTTGGTGCCTTGTACAACAGTCTTGTGGAGGGTTTCTTATTGGACACTGTGGGAGCTGGTCTCGGATATTTGCTTACAGGAATGAGTACAAGAGAGTCAATTGTATTCTATACCTTTTCCACTCTAAAGACTGTCGATGACCATTGTGGATACGATTTGCCCTGGGATCCATTACAGATCTTGTTTCCTAACAAGTCTGTGTATCACGacattcatcatcaaagCTTCGGAATCAAGACCAACTTTTCTCAGCCGTTCTTTATCCACTGGGATGAAATTTTTAACACAAAATACAAGGATACtaataattatattcaAGAACAGAAGAGACAGCGTAAGCAAAGATATGAAGAATACTTGAAGAAGGAACATAAGAAGACGAAATAA
- the MHR1 gene encoding Mhr1p (Protein involved in homologous recombination in mitochondria; required for recombination-dependent mtDNA partitioning; involved in stimulation of mitochondrial DNA replication in response to oxidative stress; GO_component: GO:0005739 - mitochondrion [Evidence IEA,IEA]; GO_component: GO:0005739 - mitochondrion [Evidence IDA] [PMID 12034822]; GO_component: GO:0005739 - mitochondrion [Evidence IDA] [PMID 14576278]; GO_component: GO:0005739 - mitochondrion [Evidence IDA] [PMID 16823961]; GO_component: GO:0005634 - nucleus [Evidence IEA,IEA]; GO_component: GO:0005634 - nucleus [Evidence IDA] [PMID 12034822]; GO_function: GO:0003677 - DNA binding [Evidence IDA] [PMID 12198175]; GO_function: GO:0000150 - recombinase activity [Evidence IDA,IMP] [PMID 12198175]; GO_function: GO:0003697 - single-stranded DNA binding [Evidence IDA] [PMID 19729448]; GO_process: GO:0006310 - DNA recombination [Evidence IMP] [PMID 12198175]; GO_process: GO:0034599 - cellular response to oxidative stress [Evidence IMP] [PMID 19074198]; GO_process: GO:0000002 - mitochondrial genome maintenance [Evidence IDA] [PMID 12034822]; GO_process: GO:0000002 - mitochondrial genome maintenance [Evidence IGI] [PMID 12198175]; GO_process: GO:0090297 - positive regulation of mitochondrial DNA replication [Evidence IMP] [PMID 17116696]; GO_process: GO:0090297 - positive regulation of mitochondrial DNA replication [Evidence IMP] [PMID 19074198]; GO_process: GO:0006355 - regulation of transcription, DNA-templated [Evidence IEA]; GO_process: GO:0006355 - regulation of transcription, DNA-templated [Evidence IPI] [PMID 9736700]; GO_process: GO:0006351 - transcription, DNA-templated [Evidence IEA]) — MKNLSSKLQNIPLKSAQWLRRYKCGPNVFAFRNLETGQVVFSQTLYPKELDIQNQFQFANWQNRLPKAERKDIWRPLAVVTLPNPEAAVSFYENLVQLRFMRDRSMKKQANDWRKKSTDENIWYYGQFRPTYTQEAVADLASAVEASNLECEIKWENEWRRGEDKYWEGITNVNHAYLPKYNPREQTVMLKKIAKEAYTAFRRQEKELFKSLKIGPYAEPAAQS; from the coding sequence ATGAAAAACCTGTCGTCAAAGTTACAGAACATTCCTCTTAAATCAGCACAATGGCTTCGCCGTTACAAGTGTGGACCAAATGTATTTGCATTTAGAAATCTTGAAACGGGTCAAGTAGTGTTCTCTCAGACACTTTATCCAAAAGAACTTGatattcaaaatcaatttcaatttgCCAACTGGCAAAATAGGCTTCCAAAGGCCGAACGTAAGGATATTTGGAGACCACTTGCAGTGGTGACACTTCCAAATCCCGAGGCAGCAGTTTCGTTTTATGAAAATCTGGTGCAATTACGGTTCATGAGAGACAGATCAATGAAGAAACAAGCTAATGACTGGCGAAAAAAATCGActgatgaaaatatttggtATTATGGGCAATTCAGACCAACATACACACAGGAGGCCGTGGCTGACCTGGCGAGCGCTGTGGAAGCATCGAATCTTGAGTGCGAAATCAAATGGGAGAACGAGTGGAGACGAGGAGAAGATAAGTATTGGGAGGGCATCACTAATGTTAACCATGCATATCTCCCCAAATATAATCCTCGGGAACAGACTGTAATGCTCAAAAAAATAGCAAAGGAGGCATATACTGCTTTTAGGCGACAGGAGAAAGAACTCTTTAAGAGCCTTAAAATAGGCCCATACGCGGAACCTGCAGCACAGTCATAG